In one window of Gossypium hirsutum isolate 1008001.06 chromosome A01, Gossypium_hirsutum_v2.1, whole genome shotgun sequence DNA:
- the LOC107925396 gene encoding basic blue protein has product MVQGRCSAVAATVLLCCLLLHFEVAQSASFTVGGRGGWTFNAAAWPKRKRFKAGDTLVFNYNPSIHNVVAVNRAGYKSCKAPKGAKVFKSGKDQIKLKKGQNFFICNYIGHCQAGMKIAVTAA; this is encoded by the exons ATGGTTCAGGGAAGATGCAGTGCAGTGGCAGCCACAGTGCTGCTCTGCTGCTTGTTGCTCCACTTTGAGGTGGCTCAATCAGCAAGTTTCACTGTTGGAGGAAGAGGTGGGTGGACCTTTAACGCCGCTGCTTGGCCTAAACGCAAGCGCTTTAAGGCGGGTGACACTCTCG TGTTCAATTACAACCCTTCAATCCACAATGTGGTAGCTGTGAACAGAGCAGGATACAAATCATGCAAAGCACCAAAAGGTGCTAAAGTTTTCAAGTCAGGCAAGGATCAGATCAAGCTTAAAAAGGGCCAAAACTTTTTCATCTGCAATTACATTGGCCATTGTCAAGCAGGAATGAAAATAGCAGTCACTGCTGCCTAA
- the LOC107925499 gene encoding protein SUPPRESSOR OF GENE SILENCING 3: protein MADPTDSFPDLRSVYKSSGHQINRLSQNVANMKLASAQDGDKENSLGSNNKGAENVGFPQDSTPNVWGHPNVIQKLRMQGNHGPEKVTHKAWSTQNAVSWTQQGDRTWGNSSIKSPSSEYGRNDPDQAGFTFSNDSRDGQIKTDHEVGDKLDDEIGDNENVDDEYGNGVSNIEYDSDDIDDYVSDSDEDEKSHEARKESKWFYLFFKSLEKLTVEEILSPVRRWHCPACQGGPGAINWYRGVQSLLTHSMTKTTRRAKLHRVFAGLLVEEMRRRGAFIKPVNDAFGRWEGLTDRVADHEIVWPPMVTIMNTRYEQDENGKWTGMGNQELLNYFSSYAAVKARHSYGPQGHQGMSLLIFESSAAGYLEAARLHKHFKEQGRDRDAWDCSRVPFCPGGKRQLYGYIAMKEDLDLFNQHSQGKSRLKFETRSYQEMVESQIKKINDDSQQLNLLKKKVAQEQQHSQVLAESLGRLSEKLHQTTEEYGIIRQQSRLQHEQNKEELGAKEQYFKEKINVIYQAIKSKEDNFEKLQRAARERVERSNATPINNEDQHSAIELEENSRSITIQEKKMEEFEAEREKLMKSHQDRRLAITQRYWEELIELEEGFEKELTLLMGKYNPDRLEEETTDSLEGRDKREARDNETE, encoded by the exons ATGGCAGATCCTACTGATTCATTTCCTGACTTGCGGAGTGTGTATAAAAGTTCTGGTCACCAAATTAATCGCCTAAGTCAGAATGTGGCAAACATGAAGCTAGCTTCTGCGCAAGATGGTGACAAGGAGAACTCATTGGGATCCAATAACAAAGGTGCTGAAAATGTTGGGTTTCCTCAAGATTCTACCCCTAATGTATGGGGACATCCGAATGTGATTCAGAAACTTAGGATGCAAGGTAATCATGGTCCAGAAAAGGTTACTCACAAAGCATGGTCAACTCAAAATGCTGTTTCTTGGACGCAACAAGGTGATAGAACATGGGGAAATAGTAGTATAAAATCTCCATCCTCAGAGTATGGAAGGAATGACCCTGATCAAGCTGGTTTTACTTTCTCTAATGATTCTCGGGATGGTCAAATTAAAACCGACCATGAAGTGGGTgataagttggatgatgaaattggAGATAATGAAAATGTTGATGATGAATATGGTAATGGTGTCTCTAATATTGAGTACGATAGTGATGATATCGATGATTATGTTTCCGATTCAGATGAAGATGAGAAGAGCCATGAAGCACGCAAGGAGAGCAAGTGGttctatttgttttttaaaagtttagagaaaCTGACGGTTGAGGAGATTCTTTCTCCGGTTCGGCGGTGGCACTGTCCAGCATGTCAAGGTGGGCCAGGAGCCATCAACTGGTACCGAGGTGTGCAATCCTTATTGACTCATTCCATGACTAAAACAACACGGAGAGCTAAGCTGCATCGTGTATTTGCTGGACTTTTGGTTGAGGAGATGCGCAGGAGAGGAGCTTTTATTAAACCAGTGAATGATGCATTTGGCAGGTGGGAAGGGCTGACCGATAGAGTTGCAGATCACGAGATAGTTTGGCCTCCAATGGTTACCATTATGAATACAAGATATGAACAGGATGAAAATGGCAAG TGGACTGGAATGGGAAATCAAGAGCTTCTCAATTACTTCAGCTCGTATGCTGCAGTAAAAGCAAGACACTCATATGGTCCACAAGGGCATCAGGGGATGAGTCTTCTGATCTTTGAGAGCTCAGCAGCAGGATATTTAGAGGCTGCACGCCTGCATAAGCATTTTAAGGAGCAAGGGAGGGATAGGGATGCTTGGGATTGTTCACGGGTTCCATTCTGTCCAGGTGGCAAGCGCCAACTCTATGGCTACATTGCCATGAAAGAAGATTTGGATTTATTTAACCAACACTCTCAAG GAAAGTCCAGGCTGAAATTTGAGACGAGGTCATATCAAGAGATGGTTGAGAGTCAGATAAAGAAGATAAATGATGATAGTCAGCAGCTTAACCTACTTAAAAAGAAGGTTGCTCAAGAACAGCAGCACTCACAAGTCCTTGCAGAGTCTCTAGGACGATTGAGTGAGAAGCTGCACCAGACGACGGAGGAATATGGTATCATAAGGCAGCAATCTAGATTGCAGCATGAGCAGAACAAAGAAGAG TTGGGCGCCAAAGAACAATATTTTAAGGAGAAAATTAatgttatttaccaagccataaAGTCGAAGGAAGATAATTTTGAGAAGCTGCAGAGGGCAGCGAGGGAGAGAGTTGAGCGGTCAAATGCAACTCCGATAAATAATGAAGATCAGCACAG TGCTATTGAGTTGGAGGAAAACTCAAGGTCCATAACAATCCAGGAGAAGAAGATGGAGGAATTCGAGGCAGAGAGGGAGAAGCTAATGAAAAGTCATCAAGACCGAAGGTTGGCAATCACACAGCGGTACTGGGAAGAGCTGATTGAGCTTGAGGAAGGGTTTGAAAAAGAATTGACCCTGCTTATGGGAAAGTACAACCCCGATCGCCTCGAGGAAGAGACTACTGACAGCCTTGAAGGACGAGACAAGAGAGAAGCAAGAGATAATGAAACAGAATAG